One Ricinus communis isolate WT05 ecotype wild-type chromosome 2, ASM1957865v1, whole genome shotgun sequence DNA segment encodes these proteins:
- the LOC8268396 gene encoding rho GTPase-activating protein REN1 isoform X8, giving the protein MEDLYDWKTALENALAQAPSAALVMGQNGIFKNDPTDCVEGSFDQCVLPVKDKVPGKAMVIGRPVLLALEDVDGTPSFLEKALRYIEEHGVKVEGILRQAAAVDDVEHRIREYEQGRTEFSAGEDAHVIADCVKYFLRELPSSPVPASCCKALLEAFRKSIGGKDHNNRVNAMREAILETFPEPNRRLLQRILLMMQNVASHKAENRMSTSAVAACMAPLLLRPLLAGDCEIENDFDVGGDGSMQLLQAAAAANHAQAIVITLLEEYDKIFNLLQEGVMSPGLYSDSEECDSEDEEVTDDDESYEDDEQDDASQETDAYTDDDLNDTSSRNESGDSGEEDLSDNKGCDDLSSISNSPEVDNGSEAAELSNSVQTSLPSYREVDRGENSLGESNKNLTTLTAESDELLGDLSSKTTLENKQTGDPSVCIKRSSSMSNGRAPDINFPSSCGRTSGRKNLSMESLDYHFDDEIEIQKLEATKIDLQHRISEEVKGNAVLQANLEQRKKALNERRLALEQDVARLQEELQKERDKRMVLEAGLNNSQANQSVPVIIDEKIKEDLEEISQAEADVNNLKQKVDNLSMQLNQQRDQNYGSPHDSNNQGRKDKERDTEASAGSYLGKSANKDNLIDESTILPNKTQQADASRSSNSRSSSNSKKTSYRSEGTNSTTSALTKLTTRLNFLKERRSQLTSEILDKGRGSSQATATNKVRGSEVRQSPQIPDKSQGSEVHSVPNPDKARRSESSQSVPNPDKGLGIEGQSHKNSEKSRKSDSHQDGGKSLESQNADKGKFDGSADKGKGSGGQPKGAQRTNSR; this is encoded by the exons ATGGAAGATTTATATGATTGGAAGACTGCCCTTGAGAATGCTTTGGCACAAGCACCAAGTGCTGCACTTGTGATGGGGCAAAATGGCATCTTCAAGAATGATCCGACTGATTGTGTTGAGGGTTCATTTGATCAGTGCGTGTTACCAG TGAAGGACAAGGTGCCTGGTAAAGCAATGGTCATTGGCAGACCAGTTTTGCTTGCTTTAGAAGATGTTGATGGAACTCCATCTTTTCTAGAGAAGGCTCTTAGGTATATAGAAGAGCATG GAGTCAAGGTAGAAGGAATCTTGCGGCAAGCTGCAGCTGTTGATGATGTTGAGCATCGAATTCGAGAATACGAACAAG GGAGAACAGAGTTCTCGGCAGGGGAAGATGCACATGTGATTGCTGATTGTGTCAAG TATTTTCTCCGTGAGTTGCCATCCTCTCCAGTCCCTGCATCTTGCTGCAAGGCATTACTAGAAGCATTTCGCAAGTCTATTGGCG GAAAAGATCATAACAATCGAGTTAATGCCATGCGAGAAGCAATATTAGAAACCTTTCCTGAGCCAAATCGTCGCTTATTGCAAAG AATTCTATTGATGATGCAAAATGTGGCTTCTCACAAAGCAGAGAATCGGATGAGCACTTCAGCTGTTGCTGCTTGTATGGCACCCTTACTTCTTCGTCCCCTTCTAGCTGGTGATtgtgaaattgaaaatgattttGATGTGGGTGGTGATGGTTCCATGCAACTTCTGCAAGCAGCTGCTGCAGCTAATCATGCCCAAGCCATTGTCATAACTCTATTGGAAGAGTATGATAAGATTTTTAAT CTTCTCCAGGAAGGTGTCATGTCCCCTGGACTATACTCTGACTCGGAAGAATGTGATAGTGAGGATGAGGAGGTAACTGATGACGATGAGTCTTATGAAGATGATGAACAGGATGATGCATCTCAAGAGACTGATGCGTATACTGACGATGATCTCAATGATACATCAAGCAGAAATGAGAGTGGTGACTCTGGCGAAGAAGATCTATCCGACAATAAG GGATGTGATGATCTTAGCTCTATTTCCAACTCCCCTGAAGTAGATAATGGTTCCGAAGCTGCGGAGTTGTCAAATTCAGTTCAAACTTCGTTACCTTCATATCGTGAAGTAGATAGGGGTGAGAATAGCCTGGGTGAAAGTAACAAAAATTTGACAACACTAACCGCTGAGTCGGATGAATTACTAGGAGATCTTTCCAGCAAAACTACTTTGGAGAATAAGCAAACTGGCGATCCATCTGTATGCATTAAAAGATCTTCAAGCATGTCCAATGGACGTGCACCTGATATTAATTTTCCAAGTTCTTGTGGGCGTACTTCT GGGAGGAAGAACCTTTCTATGGAATCCCTTGATTACCATTTTGATGATGA AATTGAAATCCAAAAGCTGGAGGCGACTAAAATTGATCTGCAACACAGAATTTCTGAGGAG GTTAAAGGTAATGCAGTTCTGCAAGCCAACTTAGAACAGCGAAAGAAGGCCCTGAACGAGCGCCGCCTAGCCCTCGAGCAAGAT GTGGCGAGACTACAAGAAGAGCTACAAAAGGAAAGAGACAAGAGGATGGTTCTGGAAGCAGGACTTAACAATTCTCAAGCTAACCAATCTGTTCCAGTTATCATTGATGAAAAG ATAAAGGAAGATCTAGAGGAAATAAGTCAAGCAGAGGCAGATGTCAACAATTTGAAGCAAAAGGTTGATAATCTCAGTATGCAGCTTAATCAGCAGCGTGATCAAAATTATGGTTCCCCACACGATTCAAACAATCAAGGAAG GAAAGATAAAGAGAGAGATACTGAAGCCAGTGCTGGTTCATATCTTGGAAAATCTGCAAATAAG GATAATTTAATAGATGAATCAACTATTTTACCAAACAAGACTCAGCAGGCAGATGCATCACGGAGCAGCAACTCCAGGTCTTCATCCAATTCCAAGAAGACTAGCTACAGGAGTGAG GGAACAAATTCCACTACGTCTGCTCTGACAAAGTTGACAACCCGGCTCAATTTCCTGAAGGAGCGGCGAAGCCAGCTTACCAGTGAAATCCTGGATAAAGGCCGAGGTTCAAGTCAGGCTACAGCTACTAATAAAGTTAGAGGATCAGAAGTCCGTCAATCACCGCAAATCCCAGACAAGAGCCAAGGTTCAGAAGTTCATTCTGTTCCAAATCCAGATAAAGCTAGACGATCAGAGAGCTCTCAGTCAGTCCCTAACCCAGACAAAGGGTTAGGGATAGAAGGCCAATCACAtaaaaattctgaaaaatCTAGAAAATCGGACAGTCACCAAGATGGAGGAAAATCTCTGGAAAGTCAAAATGCAGATAAAGGAAAATTTGACGGTAGTGCTGACAAAGGTAAAGGATCAGGAGGCCAACCTAAGGGAGCTCAAAGAACCAACTCCAGATGA
- the LOC8268396 gene encoding rho GTPase-activating protein REN1 isoform X3 — protein sequence MTTNKSVNTELSQGDGGGGGGGAPRPPPSGPPPPGHPDNAASRAGNSVFKSGPLFISSKGIGWTSWKKRWFILTRTSLVFFRSDPSAVPQKGSEVNLTLGGIDLNNSGSVVVKSDKKLLTVLFPDGRDGRAFTLKAETMEDLYDWKTALENALAQAPSAALVMGQNGIFKNDPTDCVEGSFDQCVLPVKDKVPGKAMVIGRPVLLALEDVDGTPSFLEKALRYIEEHGVKVEGILRQAAAVDDVEHRIREYEQGRTEFSAGEDAHVIADCVKYFLRELPSSPVPASCCKALLEAFRKSIGGKDHNNRVNAMREAILETFPEPNRRLLQRILLMMQNVASHKAENRMSTSAVAACMAPLLLRPLLAGDCEIENDFDVGGDGSMQLLQAAAAANHAQAIVITLLEEYDKIFNLLQEGVMSPGLYSDSEECDSEDEEVTDDDESYEDDEQDDASQETDAYTDDDLNDTSSRNESGDSGEEDLSDNKGCDDLSSISNSPEVDNGSEAAELSNSVQTSLPSYREVDRGENSLGESNKNLTTLTAESDELLGDLSSKTTLENKQTGDPSVCIKRSSSMSNGRAPDINFPSSCGRTSGRKNLSMESLDYHFDDEIEIQKLEATKIDLQHRISEEVKGNAVLQANLEQRKKALNERRLALEQDVARLQEELQKERDKRMVLEAGLNNSQANQSVPVIIDEKIKEDLEEISQAEADVNNLKQKVDNLSMQLNQQRDQNYGSPHDSNNQGRKDKERDTEASAGSYLGKSANKDNLIDESTILPNKTQQADASRSSNSRSSSNSKKTSYRSEGTNSTTSALTKLTTRLNFLKERRSQLTSEILDKGRGSSQATATNKVRGSEVRQSPQIPDKSQGSEVHSVPNPDKARRSESSQSVPNPDKGLGIEGQSHKNSEKSRKSDSHQDGGKSLESQNADKGKFDGSADKGKGSGGQPKGAQRTNSR from the exons ATGACTACTAATAAGAGCGTTAACACAGAATTGTCTCAg GGAGATGGTggcggcggcggcggcggTGCTCCTCGACCACCTCCTTCCGGACCTCCGCCACCAGGACATCCTGATAATGCTGCTTCTCGTGCCGGGAATTCG GTCTTCAAGAGTGGACCTCTTTTTATTTCATCCAAAG GAATTGGTTGGACGTCATGGAAGAAACGGTGGTTTATTCTAACACGAACCTCACTGGTTTTCTTTAGAAGTGATCCA AGTGCTGTTCCTCAAAAAGGGAGTGAAGTGAATTTGACTCTTGGTGGTATTGACCTCAACAATTCAGGCAG TGTGGTAGTGAAGTCAGACAAAAAACTCTTGACTGTTCTCTTTCCTGATGGCCGTGATGGGCGAGCTTTCACGCTTAAG GCTGAAACGATGGAAGATTTATATGATTGGAAGACTGCCCTTGAGAATGCTTTGGCACAAGCACCAAGTGCTGCACTTGTGATGGGGCAAAATGGCATCTTCAAGAATGATCCGACTGATTGTGTTGAGGGTTCATTTGATCAGTGCGTGTTACCAG TGAAGGACAAGGTGCCTGGTAAAGCAATGGTCATTGGCAGACCAGTTTTGCTTGCTTTAGAAGATGTTGATGGAACTCCATCTTTTCTAGAGAAGGCTCTTAGGTATATAGAAGAGCATG GAGTCAAGGTAGAAGGAATCTTGCGGCAAGCTGCAGCTGTTGATGATGTTGAGCATCGAATTCGAGAATACGAACAAG GGAGAACAGAGTTCTCGGCAGGGGAAGATGCACATGTGATTGCTGATTGTGTCAAG TATTTTCTCCGTGAGTTGCCATCCTCTCCAGTCCCTGCATCTTGCTGCAAGGCATTACTAGAAGCATTTCGCAAGTCTATTGGCG GAAAAGATCATAACAATCGAGTTAATGCCATGCGAGAAGCAATATTAGAAACCTTTCCTGAGCCAAATCGTCGCTTATTGCAAAG AATTCTATTGATGATGCAAAATGTGGCTTCTCACAAAGCAGAGAATCGGATGAGCACTTCAGCTGTTGCTGCTTGTATGGCACCCTTACTTCTTCGTCCCCTTCTAGCTGGTGATtgtgaaattgaaaatgattttGATGTGGGTGGTGATGGTTCCATGCAACTTCTGCAAGCAGCTGCTGCAGCTAATCATGCCCAAGCCATTGTCATAACTCTATTGGAAGAGTATGATAAGATTTTTAAT CTTCTCCAGGAAGGTGTCATGTCCCCTGGACTATACTCTGACTCGGAAGAATGTGATAGTGAGGATGAGGAGGTAACTGATGACGATGAGTCTTATGAAGATGATGAACAGGATGATGCATCTCAAGAGACTGATGCGTATACTGACGATGATCTCAATGATACATCAAGCAGAAATGAGAGTGGTGACTCTGGCGAAGAAGATCTATCCGACAATAAG GGATGTGATGATCTTAGCTCTATTTCCAACTCCCCTGAAGTAGATAATGGTTCCGAAGCTGCGGAGTTGTCAAATTCAGTTCAAACTTCGTTACCTTCATATCGTGAAGTAGATAGGGGTGAGAATAGCCTGGGTGAAAGTAACAAAAATTTGACAACACTAACCGCTGAGTCGGATGAATTACTAGGAGATCTTTCCAGCAAAACTACTTTGGAGAATAAGCAAACTGGCGATCCATCTGTATGCATTAAAAGATCTTCAAGCATGTCCAATGGACGTGCACCTGATATTAATTTTCCAAGTTCTTGTGGGCGTACTTCT GGGAGGAAGAACCTTTCTATGGAATCCCTTGATTACCATTTTGATGATGA AATTGAAATCCAAAAGCTGGAGGCGACTAAAATTGATCTGCAACACAGAATTTCTGAGGAG GTTAAAGGTAATGCAGTTCTGCAAGCCAACTTAGAACAGCGAAAGAAGGCCCTGAACGAGCGCCGCCTAGCCCTCGAGCAAGAT GTGGCGAGACTACAAGAAGAGCTACAAAAGGAAAGAGACAAGAGGATGGTTCTGGAAGCAGGACTTAACAATTCTCAAGCTAACCAATCTGTTCCAGTTATCATTGATGAAAAG ATAAAGGAAGATCTAGAGGAAATAAGTCAAGCAGAGGCAGATGTCAACAATTTGAAGCAAAAGGTTGATAATCTCAGTATGCAGCTTAATCAGCAGCGTGATCAAAATTATGGTTCCCCACACGATTCAAACAATCAAGGAAG GAAAGATAAAGAGAGAGATACTGAAGCCAGTGCTGGTTCATATCTTGGAAAATCTGCAAATAAG GATAATTTAATAGATGAATCAACTATTTTACCAAACAAGACTCAGCAGGCAGATGCATCACGGAGCAGCAACTCCAGGTCTTCATCCAATTCCAAGAAGACTAGCTACAGGAGTGAG GGAACAAATTCCACTACGTCTGCTCTGACAAAGTTGACAACCCGGCTCAATTTCCTGAAGGAGCGGCGAAGCCAGCTTACCAGTGAAATCCTGGATAAAGGCCGAGGTTCAAGTCAGGCTACAGCTACTAATAAAGTTAGAGGATCAGAAGTCCGTCAATCACCGCAAATCCCAGACAAGAGCCAAGGTTCAGAAGTTCATTCTGTTCCAAATCCAGATAAAGCTAGACGATCAGAGAGCTCTCAGTCAGTCCCTAACCCAGACAAAGGGTTAGGGATAGAAGGCCAATCACAtaaaaattctgaaaaatCTAGAAAATCGGACAGTCACCAAGATGGAGGAAAATCTCTGGAAAGTCAAAATGCAGATAAAGGAAAATTTGACGGTAGTGCTGACAAAGGTAAAGGATCAGGAGGCCAACCTAAGGGAGCTCAAAGAACCAACTCCAGATGA
- the LOC8268396 gene encoding rho GTPase-activating protein REN1 isoform X7, with product MTTNKSVNTELSQVFKSGPLFISSKGIGWTSWKKRWFILTRTSLVFFRSDPSAVPQKGSEVNLTLGGIDLNNSGSVVVKSDKKLLTVLFPDGRDGRAFTLKAETMEDLYDWKTALENALAQAPSAALVMGQNGIFKNDPTDCVEGSFDQCVLPVKDKVPGKAMVIGRPVLLALEDVDGTPSFLEKALRYIEEHGVKVEGILRQAAAVDDVEHRIREYEQGRTEFSAGEDAHVIADCVKYFLRELPSSPVPASCCKALLEAFRKSIGGKDHNNRVNAMREAILETFPEPNRRLLQRILLMMQNVASHKAENRMSTSAVAACMAPLLLRPLLAGDCEIENDFDVGGDGSMQLLQAAAAANHAQAIVITLLEEYDKIFNLLQEGVMSPGLYSDSEECDSEDEEVTDDDESYEDDEQDDASQETDAYTDDDLNDTSSRNESGDSGEEDLSDNKGCDDLSSISNSPEVDNGSEAAELSNSVQTSLPSYREVDRGENSLGESNKNLTTLTAESDELLGDLSSKTTLENKQTGDPSVCIKRSSSMSNGRAPDINFPSSCGRTSGRKNLSMESLDYHFDDEIEIQKLEATKIDLQHRISEEVKGNAVLQANLEQRKKALNERRLALEQDVARLQEELQKERDKRMVLEAGLNNSQANQSVPVIIDEKIKEDLEEISQAEADVNNLKQKVDNLSMQLNQQRDQNYGSPHDSNNQGRKDKERDTEASAGSYLGKSANKDNLIDESTILPNKTQQADASRSSNSRSSSNSKKTSYRSEGTNSTTSALTKLTTRLNFLKERRSQLTSEILDKGRGSSQATATNKVRGSEVRQSPQIPDKSQGSEVHSVPNPDKARRSESSQSVPNPDKGLGIEGQSHKNSEKSRKSDSHQDGGKSLESQNADKGKFDGSADKGKGSGGQPKGAQRTNSR from the exons ATGACTACTAATAAGAGCGTTAACACAGAATTGTCTCAg GTCTTCAAGAGTGGACCTCTTTTTATTTCATCCAAAG GAATTGGTTGGACGTCATGGAAGAAACGGTGGTTTATTCTAACACGAACCTCACTGGTTTTCTTTAGAAGTGATCCA AGTGCTGTTCCTCAAAAAGGGAGTGAAGTGAATTTGACTCTTGGTGGTATTGACCTCAACAATTCAGGCAG TGTGGTAGTGAAGTCAGACAAAAAACTCTTGACTGTTCTCTTTCCTGATGGCCGTGATGGGCGAGCTTTCACGCTTAAG GCTGAAACGATGGAAGATTTATATGATTGGAAGACTGCCCTTGAGAATGCTTTGGCACAAGCACCAAGTGCTGCACTTGTGATGGGGCAAAATGGCATCTTCAAGAATGATCCGACTGATTGTGTTGAGGGTTCATTTGATCAGTGCGTGTTACCAG TGAAGGACAAGGTGCCTGGTAAAGCAATGGTCATTGGCAGACCAGTTTTGCTTGCTTTAGAAGATGTTGATGGAACTCCATCTTTTCTAGAGAAGGCTCTTAGGTATATAGAAGAGCATG GAGTCAAGGTAGAAGGAATCTTGCGGCAAGCTGCAGCTGTTGATGATGTTGAGCATCGAATTCGAGAATACGAACAAG GGAGAACAGAGTTCTCGGCAGGGGAAGATGCACATGTGATTGCTGATTGTGTCAAG TATTTTCTCCGTGAGTTGCCATCCTCTCCAGTCCCTGCATCTTGCTGCAAGGCATTACTAGAAGCATTTCGCAAGTCTATTGGCG GAAAAGATCATAACAATCGAGTTAATGCCATGCGAGAAGCAATATTAGAAACCTTTCCTGAGCCAAATCGTCGCTTATTGCAAAG AATTCTATTGATGATGCAAAATGTGGCTTCTCACAAAGCAGAGAATCGGATGAGCACTTCAGCTGTTGCTGCTTGTATGGCACCCTTACTTCTTCGTCCCCTTCTAGCTGGTGATtgtgaaattgaaaatgattttGATGTGGGTGGTGATGGTTCCATGCAACTTCTGCAAGCAGCTGCTGCAGCTAATCATGCCCAAGCCATTGTCATAACTCTATTGGAAGAGTATGATAAGATTTTTAAT CTTCTCCAGGAAGGTGTCATGTCCCCTGGACTATACTCTGACTCGGAAGAATGTGATAGTGAGGATGAGGAGGTAACTGATGACGATGAGTCTTATGAAGATGATGAACAGGATGATGCATCTCAAGAGACTGATGCGTATACTGACGATGATCTCAATGATACATCAAGCAGAAATGAGAGTGGTGACTCTGGCGAAGAAGATCTATCCGACAATAAG GGATGTGATGATCTTAGCTCTATTTCCAACTCCCCTGAAGTAGATAATGGTTCCGAAGCTGCGGAGTTGTCAAATTCAGTTCAAACTTCGTTACCTTCATATCGTGAAGTAGATAGGGGTGAGAATAGCCTGGGTGAAAGTAACAAAAATTTGACAACACTAACCGCTGAGTCGGATGAATTACTAGGAGATCTTTCCAGCAAAACTACTTTGGAGAATAAGCAAACTGGCGATCCATCTGTATGCATTAAAAGATCTTCAAGCATGTCCAATGGACGTGCACCTGATATTAATTTTCCAAGTTCTTGTGGGCGTACTTCT GGGAGGAAGAACCTTTCTATGGAATCCCTTGATTACCATTTTGATGATGA AATTGAAATCCAAAAGCTGGAGGCGACTAAAATTGATCTGCAACACAGAATTTCTGAGGAG GTTAAAGGTAATGCAGTTCTGCAAGCCAACTTAGAACAGCGAAAGAAGGCCCTGAACGAGCGCCGCCTAGCCCTCGAGCAAGAT GTGGCGAGACTACAAGAAGAGCTACAAAAGGAAAGAGACAAGAGGATGGTTCTGGAAGCAGGACTTAACAATTCTCAAGCTAACCAATCTGTTCCAGTTATCATTGATGAAAAG ATAAAGGAAGATCTAGAGGAAATAAGTCAAGCAGAGGCAGATGTCAACAATTTGAAGCAAAAGGTTGATAATCTCAGTATGCAGCTTAATCAGCAGCGTGATCAAAATTATGGTTCCCCACACGATTCAAACAATCAAGGAAG GAAAGATAAAGAGAGAGATACTGAAGCCAGTGCTGGTTCATATCTTGGAAAATCTGCAAATAAG GATAATTTAATAGATGAATCAACTATTTTACCAAACAAGACTCAGCAGGCAGATGCATCACGGAGCAGCAACTCCAGGTCTTCATCCAATTCCAAGAAGACTAGCTACAGGAGTGAG GGAACAAATTCCACTACGTCTGCTCTGACAAAGTTGACAACCCGGCTCAATTTCCTGAAGGAGCGGCGAAGCCAGCTTACCAGTGAAATCCTGGATAAAGGCCGAGGTTCAAGTCAGGCTACAGCTACTAATAAAGTTAGAGGATCAGAAGTCCGTCAATCACCGCAAATCCCAGACAAGAGCCAAGGTTCAGAAGTTCATTCTGTTCCAAATCCAGATAAAGCTAGACGATCAGAGAGCTCTCAGTCAGTCCCTAACCCAGACAAAGGGTTAGGGATAGAAGGCCAATCACAtaaaaattctgaaaaatCTAGAAAATCGGACAGTCACCAAGATGGAGGAAAATCTCTGGAAAGTCAAAATGCAGATAAAGGAAAATTTGACGGTAGTGCTGACAAAGGTAAAGGATCAGGAGGCCAACCTAAGGGAGCTCAAAGAACCAACTCCAGATGA